A window of Flavobacteriales bacterium genomic DNA:
TTGTTTGAGTTCTTCGGTGAGATCCTCTTCACGATCCACGTCATTCAAAGTGCTCAAGATGTGATAGGATGCTTCGTGCTTCTTCAAGTCGAGCACGGTGTCCAAGAATACATCTTCAGAGCTCCACACCTTGTTCTCGAAGAGTTCATCGATCATGCTGTTCATCCCTAAGAGATAGTATCCACCATCCGAGGCCGGACCGATCACTACATCGTGTGCATCCAAAGATGAGAAGGCCGCATCGATGTGCTCTGTCTCCAACTCGAAACAGTCCGATCCGATGATGACGACCTGATCATATCCCTGTGCAAAAGCACGCTTGAATCCATCCTTCATCCGCTCTCCGAGATCGCCTTCGCTCTGAGTGGTCTTAGGTATCCTGTAATAATCCAATAGATCGAACTCAGTCGGTTCACCGGTATAGAATATCAGCTTATCACTGTCGGCCTTGCTGGCCACCTCATGGGTGTGCTGGAGTAGCTTCAAATAGACTTTCAAGGCCAGGTCTTCACCGATGGTCTCGGCCAGGCGGGTCTTCACTTTCCCATGTTCGGGAAGCTTGGCAAATATCATCAAGAGTCTACGCATCTATTTCTGATCATTCAAAGACCAATCATAGTCATTATAGCTCAATTGAACATCACGATCGAGCTTGGAATGCGCGTACTTGTTGATAAAATAGGCCACTCCTCCTTCCCTTTCGAAATCCGATGCATACCAGTCGAAGATCTTCGAGATACTGGCGATATCTCCATTCAATTGATTGTAGCGCTCATCATTGATGAAGTTGCGGGTAACCAGCTCGAGCTGATTCTGTAGGCGAGTGGGCAAGAAGGCGCGGTTATATAACGGTGGACAACCCAATGAAGCGCAATTGACCGCAAAGTGAATGCGGGCATCTTTGAATTCAGGACGGAGGATCTCATGCTCGATCTGATTGAGACTATATGTACTCCCTTCTATCTCGATGAACTTCTTGTCCCAAGGCATATCGATCTCCTTGATGGAAGCCAAAGGAAGATTCTTGATGATCAGTTGAACGGTGTAAGCATTGTACACATTGATCCAATAGGCCATCTGCTCATCGCGGGACCAGCTGTCATCCGGATGGCTTCCCGAGAGGGTGAGCAGATAGGTATCGAATGCCGGACTGGAAGCAAGTGCTTTATAATCGACCAATCCCTGGTCATCCACATGTTTCTGGAGCAGCCTATCCCAGGGCCCATGATCAGGTACCGCTGTTCCTCCGGTGGCCATCAGGGAGATGCTCAAGGTCAGACTGAGAAGAAAGGATATCGGTTTCATCGATGTGTGTTTGGGATGAATGTAGCAAATGATGGACCGCAATCTGATGGTCATTGCGCCTCTTGATTCACGATTCTCTTGAATCTTGAATCACCCCTCTTGAATCAAAAAAGGAGACCCTCTCGAGCCTCCTTCTTTTCTTAAGTTCTAATATGATGTTTATTAATTCTCTACTGGGAGAAAGCTGTAATTTGACGAATAGTAAAGCATCTGCTCCACAAAATCATCCGGATATTCCATCTTGACCGCATCCCCGTCCATCGAGATAATGGGATTGATGAATCCACCATAAGGCGCGATATTCAATTGTTCTGCTCTATCTAGGACCTCGGCATGCAGGGTCTGATCCACTTTCACTCCATAGTCTTCTACCAGCTTGGCTCCGGCCTCACCATCGCCTTGGGATTTGATGCGTTGCACCTCTCCCAGCAATTCTCCGAATAGCTCACGTAACTTGTCATAGTCGGTGATGTTGTAATAGGTCTTCCCATCCCGTTTCACCTCTTCGATCACATTGTCCTCCTTACCTCTTTCATAGACCCACTTGGATACCCACTGACGATTACGCATATGGGCTTCTTCTACATCCTTTCCGAGTTCCAGTCTGCGGAGCTGGGTCAATAATCCATTACGGATATATCCATCATAGGCGGCTTTTCCAACATCCAAGCTTTCCATCAGCCCTAGATCGACCATCTTCTGGTCATAGATGTAGTACAAGGCCACCAGATCGGCACGGCCCTCTTCCAAGGTGCTCATGTACGAACCTAAGGTCTCCTTGGGCGTAGCGGTGCCGGGTTCCAATTGACCAGATGCATGTCCTACCACTTCGTGCAGGGCCGTATGGAGTTTGTCGGCCAATTCTCCGTGTGCCTTCTCCAGCTCGATCTCCTCAGGGTCATGAGCAAATTCACTCAGCATGCCTGTACCACCTGCTTTGGAGTAAGCATTGACGATGTTTCCGAGCGATACCGATTTAGAGCCATGTTCTTGGCGGATCCAGTTGTTATTCGGCAGATTGACTCCGATAGGAGTGCTCGGTGAAGCATCACCCGCCTCACCGGCCACTGTGACCACCTTATAGGTCACTCCTTTCACATTGGGCTTCTTGTGGGCATCCATGAGAGGAGCATTATCCTCGAACCACTGCACATTCTCCGCCATGACCGCCATACGCGCTGAAGCATCGAAATCCGTGATCTCTATGATGGTCTCGTAACTCCCTCGAAATCCGATCGGGTCGTTATAGACCTCTACGAATCCGTTGATGTAATCGATATCACCTTCGGTGGCATTTACCCAAGCGATGTTGAACTCATCCCATTTGCTCAGGTCTCCCGTCTGGTAGTACTCGATGAGCAGATTCAGGGCCTTGGCCTGCTGATCGGTCTCAGCCACGGTGACGGCCTTTTCCAGCCATGAGACGATCTGCTCGATGGCAGGTGAGTACATCCCTCCTACTTTCCAGACCTTTTCCTCCAACTCTCCATTCTCATTCTTCACGATCTTGGAATTAAGTCCATGCTCGACAGGACGAGGGTCGTCCTTATCGATACGCGCTTGATAGAAATCCTTCACCTCATCGGCAGTGACATCCGATGCGTAGAAATTGACCGCACTGCCTTTGAGCAGTCCTTTGGCCAGATCCTGATTCACCTTCTTGGCATCGAATTCCGGATCGAAGATGGCCTTGAGCGCTTCTTCGTCCAAAGTGACACCTGTCTTCTCAGCCAGCACATCGAAGTATTCGCGGGAGAATCCAGGCTTGATCTTGTCGGTGCTGTAATGGTGATGTATCCCGTTGGAGAACCAGATACGTTTCAAATAGGTCTCGAAGGCATGCCAGCCCTGAGTACCCTTGTCACCCTCATAGGTGGTATAGATCTTCTCGAGTGCTTTGCGGATCTTGAGATTATGTCGGTAGTTCTGGTCGTACATGATATCTCTACCGCTGAGTCCAGCTTGGTTGAGATAGTAGACCAACTTCTGCTGGTCTGTACTGAGCTGGTCCCATCCAGGCACTTGATAGCGGATGATCTTGAGGTCAGCGAATTTGTCGGTCTGCCATACGAAACCATCGGCATCGGGTTCTGGTGTGAAGGTCTCCCCTTCATAGGCCTCCATATCCTTTTCCAGTGGACTCTTCTCCACCTCTTTCTGCTCTCCTCGACATGAGGTGATGAGCAGAAGTATGATCATCGGAAATAG
This region includes:
- a CDS encoding glycosyltransferase, whose protein sequence is MRRLLMIFAKLPEHGKVKTRLAETIGEDLALKVYLKLLQHTHEVASKADSDKLIFYTGEPTEFDLLDYYRIPKTTQSEGDLGERMKDGFKRAFAQGYDQVVIIGSDCFELETEHIDAAFSSLDAHDVVIGPASDGGYYLLGMNSMIDELFENKVWSSEDVFLDTVLDLKKHEASYHILSTLNDVDREEDLTEELKQ
- a CDS encoding DUF547 domain-containing protein translates to MKPISFLLSLTLSISLMATGGTAVPDHGPWDRLLQKHVDDQGLVDYKALASSPAFDTYLLTLSGSHPDDSWSRDEQMAYWINVYNAYTVQLIIKNLPLASIKEIDMPWDKKFIEIEGSTYSLNQIEHEILRPEFKDARIHFAVNCASLGCPPLYNRAFLPTRLQNQLELVTRNFINDERYNQLNGDIASISKIFDWYASDFEREGGVAYFINKYAHSKLDRDVQLSYNDYDWSLNDQK
- a CDS encoding dihydrofolate reductase, with product MIILLLITSCRGEQKEVEKSPLEKDMEAYEGETFTPEPDADGFVWQTDKFADLKIIRYQVPGWDQLSTDQQKLVYYLNQAGLSGRDIMYDQNYRHNLKIRKALEKIYTTYEGDKGTQGWHAFETYLKRIWFSNGIHHHYSTDKIKPGFSREYFDVLAEKTGVTLDEEALKAIFDPEFDAKKVNQDLAKGLLKGSAVNFYASDVTADEVKDFYQARIDKDDPRPVEHGLNSKIVKNENGELEEKVWKVGGMYSPAIEQIVSWLEKAVTVAETDQQAKALNLLIEYYQTGDLSKWDEFNIAWVNATEGDIDYINGFVEVYNDPIGFRGSYETIIEITDFDASARMAVMAENVQWFEDNAPLMDAHKKPNVKGVTYKVVTVAGEAGDASPSTPIGVNLPNNNWIRQEHGSKSVSLGNIVNAYSKAGGTGMLSEFAHDPEEIELEKAHGELADKLHTALHEVVGHASGQLEPGTATPKETLGSYMSTLEEGRADLVALYYIYDQKMVDLGLMESLDVGKAAYDGYIRNGLLTQLRRLELGKDVEEAHMRNRQWVSKWVYERGKEDNVIEEVKRDGKTYYNITDYDKLRELFGELLGEVQRIKSQGDGEAGAKLVEDYGVKVDQTLHAEVLDRAEQLNIAPYGGFINPIISMDGDAVKMEYPDDFVEQMLYYSSNYSFLPVEN